One Sulfitobacter sp. M39 genomic window, GTTTCCCGACCCTCAAGGCCTATGCCGAAAAATACGGTCCTATCAGTCTGTTACAGTTCGATGCGCATTCGGATACATGGCCCGACGATGATATGGACCGGATCGACCACGGCACCATGTTCTACAAGGCGGTGAAATCGGGCATCGTTGATCCCAAAACCTCGGTTCAGGTGGGCATCCGCACGACCAACCCCGATACGCTTGGCGTGACAACCATCGACGCGCGCGAGGTCCACGAGAAGGGGCCGCAGGCAGCCGTTGCCAAAATAAAACAGGTACTTGGCGACCGTCCTTGCTATCTTACATTCGATATCGACGCGCTTGATCCGGCCTTTGCGCCGGGCACAGGCACACCGGTATGGGGCGGGCTCACGTCGGCGCAGGCGGCGATCATGATGCGGGATCTTGCGGGGATCAACATCGTGGGCGGCGACATCGTTGAAGTCTCTCCGCCTTTTGACACGACCGGTGCGACAGCGATCGCCGGTGCCCATGTGGCGACCGAGATCCTGTGCTTGCTGGGGTGGAATATGCGGCAGACCAAAGCCCGCGCGTAGCCACCGGCGGCGCAGTTTGCGATGGCAGGACGCTCCGCGGGGAGTTTATTTGGCAAAATGAAGGTAAAGATAATGATGGCATTTTTCTGGATCGCACTGGCGATTTTCGTCGCCTTGCAGGCGTACATCCGCCTTGCACCCGCCCCCGCGGCCCGCTGGGAATTGGGCGCGGTCGACAAGGCCCCCGGCGATTACCCGTCGGAGGGGGGCTTTATGGCCGTGCGCGACGTTGAAGGCGATGGCACGGCGTTCCTGAACCGGTTTGACGACGCGATGCTGTCGTTGCCCCGAACTCAGCGGATCGAAAGCAACGCAGGTCAGGCGCTTTATGTCACACGCTCGGGCTTCTGGGGCTTTCCCGATTACACCAGCGTCGCGGTCGCCCCCGTTGACGGGGCGGATCAGAGCCGCGCGGTGGTCTATGGGCGGCTGCGCTTTGGCCGGTCAGATATGGGTGTGAATGCCAAGCGTTTGAAGCGGGTTCTGGCCCAAGCCGGGGTCTAGGCGCTGTGCGAGGCCGGGGCAGGCCTCATCGATATCGCGCCACATGGGCACATTCAGCGACATCTGGCATTGCGCGGCAAAGCGACGACCGTTGACGTCGAGGCAGATCGTTTGCCCCAGCTCGACCCGCTGGCCGTTGCGGTCGGTGCAATAGCACTCCACCGTTTTGCGTCCCGAGGGTGCAGGGTCCGCCGCAAGCGACGGGGCAAGGCAGATCAGACTGAAAACCAGCGAAATGCGTTTCATAGGGGCATCATAGCACAGGCTGGGTCTTGACCATAGCCGCTTCATCAGCGACATCCAGCGGTATGATCCCCATGGACCGCCTTGCCCAAATCACCCAACGTTTCCAATTTCTGGAGGCATCGATGTCTGCTGGCTCTGACGGGGCGGATTTTGCCAAGCTGGCCAAGGAATACGCCGATCTGCGCCCCGTGGTCGAACAGATCGACGCCTATCGCCAGTTGCTGCAAGACATGGACGACGCCCGCGCCATGCTGAAAGACCCCGAGATGGCGGAGCTGGCCGAGGAAGAGCTGCCGCGCCTGAAGGCCGCGTTGCCGCAAGCCGAGGCTGATCTGCAATTGGCGCTGCTGCCGCGAGATGAGGCCGACAAAAAGCCCGCGATGCTGGAGATCCGCCCCGGGACCGGCGGGGATGAGGCAGCACTTTTCGCCGCCGATCTGCTGCGGATGTATCAACGCTATGCCGAGGCGCGTGGCTGGAAGGTCGAGCTGATCGAACAACAGTTCACCGAGCTTGGCGGCGTCAAAGAGGTCGTGGCTCATATCAAGGGCGAGAATGTCTTTGCCCGTCTGAAATACGAATCCGGTGTGCACCGTGTGCAGCGTGTGCCCTCTACCGAAAGCGGCGGGCGTATCCATACCTCTGCCGCGACTGTCGCCGTTCTGCCAGAGGCAGAGGATGTGGATATTCACATCGACGCCAATGATCTGCGGATCGATACAATGCGCAGTTCAGGGGCGGGCGGGCAGCACGTCAACACCACCGATTCTGCCGTGCGCATCACTCACCTGCCGACAGGGCTGGTGGTGACATCTTCCGAGAAATCGCAGCACCGCAACCGCGAGATCGCGATGCAGGTGCTGAAAGCGCGGCTTTATGATATGGAGCGTCAGCGGGTGGACAGTGAACGATCGGCCAGCCGTGCGGCGCAGGTGGGGTCGGGGGACCGGTCTGAACGGATCCGGACCTATAACTTCCCGCAAGGGCGCCTGACCGACCACCGGATCAACCTCACGCTCTACCGGCTTGAAGCCGTGATGCAGGGCGATCTGGACGAGATTGTCGATGCGCTGACCGCGGATGCGCAGGCGCAGCTGCTGGCCGAGATGGGGCAGTGAGCGCGCCAACCGCCGCGCAAGCCATGGTCGCCGCCACAGCGCGATTGCGCGCGGCGGGCGTGCCTGACCCCGCACGGGATGCGCGGATCTTGCTGGCGCATGCGGCCTCGGTTGATGCGGCACGGGTCACGTTGATCGCGCCCGAGGAAATCGCGCCGGATATTGCCGAACGTTACGAAAAGCTGATCGCCTTGCGGGCGGTGCGCGTGCCGGTCTCGCATCTCGTGGGGCAGCGGGCGTTTTACGGGCGCGACTTCAAGGTCAGCCGCGATGTGCTGGACCCGCGGCCCGAGACCGAATCC contains:
- the speB gene encoding agmatinase, translating into MGLEDAKNQVDQAFTRDDLKGPSFENAFGGATSFLRRRYTKDLRGVDIAVTGVPFDQAVTNRTGTRLGPRAIREASSLQPYDPPYGWDFDVLSEFAIADYGDLAFDYGHTSQFPAALTSHIKGILDAGAASVTLGGDHYISFPTLKAYAEKYGPISLLQFDAHSDTWPDDDMDRIDHGTMFYKAVKSGIVDPKTSVQVGIRTTNPDTLGVTTIDAREVHEKGPQAAVAKIKQVLGDRPCYLTFDIDALDPAFAPGTGTPVWGGLTSAQAAIMMRDLAGINIVGGDIVEVSPPFDTTGATAIAGAHVATEILCLLGWNMRQTKARA
- the prfA gene encoding peptide chain release factor 1; amino-acid sequence: MIPMDRLAQITQRFQFLEASMSAGSDGADFAKLAKEYADLRPVVEQIDAYRQLLQDMDDARAMLKDPEMAELAEEELPRLKAALPQAEADLQLALLPRDEADKKPAMLEIRPGTGGDEAALFAADLLRMYQRYAEARGWKVELIEQQFTELGGVKEVVAHIKGENVFARLKYESGVHRVQRVPSTESGGRIHTSAATVAVLPEAEDVDIHIDANDLRIDTMRSSGAGGQHVNTTDSAVRITHLPTGLVVTSSEKSQHRNREIAMQVLKARLYDMERQRVDSERSASRAAQVGSGDRSERIRTYNFPQGRLTDHRINLTLYRLEAVMQGDLDEIVDALTADAQAQLLAEMGQ
- a CDS encoding DUF1499 domain-containing protein, encoding MMAFFWIALAIFVALQAYIRLAPAPAARWELGAVDKAPGDYPSEGGFMAVRDVEGDGTAFLNRFDDAMLSLPRTQRIESNAGQALYVTRSGFWGFPDYTSVAVAPVDGADQSRAVVYGRLRFGRSDMGVNAKRLKRVLAQAGV